One window of uncultured Campylobacter sp. genomic DNA carries:
- a CDS encoding Do family serine endopeptidase translates to MKKSIIISIALAGTLFGASIDIKEAPSNYERVNPGFNQDVVLSYHSSLADVKKSVVNIATKTKIKAGNSPMSQMFDDPFFKQFFDFDIPQQQEREGSSLGSGVIISEDGYIVTNNHVIENADEIVVTLLEGDKEYKAKVIGTDPKTDLAIIKIDEKNLSAVKFADSSKAMEGDIVFAIGNPFGVGGTITQGIISALNKNNIGLNQYENFIQTDASINPGNSGGALVDSRGALLGINSAILSRGGGNNGVGFAIPSNMVKEIAEKLITNGKIERGFIGVTISDMSKDQKELYESKEGALISSVEKDMPADKAGIKRGDLITKINGKSIKNANELKNLIGSMAPGSSVDVEFERDGKSKSTTIKLDAMKSDSTTLGSAGENSQSAIEGLKLRTLNDSLRRKYNLDDDVSGALVLSVKDGSKADDYGFEVGDVIIQVGQNDVKSSDDFDRYIKDYKGKKTLVWVIRRGIPQGLVIR, encoded by the coding sequence ATGAAAAAATCGATCATCATATCGATAGCTTTAGCAGGTACGCTTTTTGGCGCCAGTATCGACATTAAAGAAGCTCCAAGCAATTATGAGCGCGTAAATCCGGGCTTTAATCAAGACGTGGTGCTTTCGTATCACAGCTCACTTGCGGACGTAAAAAAATCCGTCGTCAATATCGCAACTAAAACCAAGATCAAAGCAGGCAACAGCCCGATGTCACAGATGTTTGACGATCCGTTTTTTAAGCAATTTTTCGACTTTGACATTCCGCAGCAGCAGGAGCGCGAGGGAAGCTCGCTAGGCTCTGGTGTCATCATCTCCGAAGACGGCTATATTGTCACAAATAATCACGTAATAGAAAATGCCGACGAAATCGTAGTTACACTACTAGAAGGCGATAAAGAGTATAAAGCCAAGGTAATCGGCACCGACCCTAAAACCGACCTTGCAATCATTAAAATCGACGAAAAAAACCTCTCTGCGGTTAAATTTGCCGACTCGTCCAAGGCTATGGAGGGCGACATTGTATTTGCTATCGGAAATCCTTTCGGCGTGGGCGGCACCATAACTCAAGGCATAATCTCGGCGCTAAATAAAAACAATATCGGGTTAAATCAATATGAAAATTTCATCCAAACCGACGCTTCGATCAATCCGGGCAACTCAGGCGGCGCGCTAGTAGATAGTCGCGGCGCGCTTTTGGGGATAAATTCCGCCATTTTAAGTCGCGGCGGCGGAAATAACGGCGTAGGCTTTGCGATCCCTTCAAATATGGTAAAAGAGATCGCTGAAAAGCTCATCACAAACGGCAAGATCGAGCGTGGCTTTATAGGCGTTACGATCTCGGATATGTCTAAAGATCAAAAAGAGCTTTACGAAAGCAAAGAGGGTGCGCTAATCTCAAGCGTCGAAAAAGATATGCCTGCCGATAAAGCAGGTATCAAGCGCGGCGATTTGATCACTAAAATAAACGGCAAATCTATAAAAAATGCCAACGAATTAAAGAATTTAATCGGCTCAATGGCTCCGGGAAGCTCAGTGGATGTAGAATTTGAGCGTGACGGCAAAAGCAAGAGCACGACTATCAAGCTAGACGCGATGAAATCCGACTCCACCACCTTAGGCTCAGCCGGCGAAAACTCACAAAGCGCGATAGAGGGGCTAAAGCTAAGGACGTTAAATGATAGCTTGCGCCGCAAATATAACCTCGACGACGATGTCTCGGGTGCCCTCGTCTTAAGCGTAAAAGATGGCTCAAAAGCCGATGATTACGGCTTTGAGGTAGGCGACGTGATCATCCAAGTCGGTCAAAACGATGTCAAAAGCTCAGACGACTTCGATCGATACATCAAAGATTACAAGGGCAAAAAGACCCTAGTCTGGGTTATCAGACGCGGAATTCCGCAAGGTCTTGTAATCCGCTAA
- a CDS encoding DnaJ C-terminal domain-containing protein produces the protein MASTSSLYETLGVDKSASAEEIKKAYRRLARKYHPDINKEPGAEDKFKEINAAYEILSDEKKRAQYDRHGDEMFGGQNFHDFAQGSANMGDLNDILNSIFGGSFGAKSAGSRGGFSFSTFGGGEGFSGFSGSSFGGGFGGAQSLDTHSSIEIPFETAIQGGEMSVRVGGETVKFKVPAGINAGEKLRIRGKGQKSGAQSGDLILEIKIAPSAEYTREGDDLFKKIDIPLKTAMFGGKVEISTPSKSATIKIAKNTKNGQKYRLKGYGVQNRKSKILGDLYAVVNVVLPDVDSLGEDVKDVLQKL, from the coding sequence ATGGCAAGCACAAGCAGTTTATACGAAACCTTAGGCGTGGATAAATCAGCAAGCGCCGAGGAGATTAAAAAAGCTTACCGCAGGCTGGCTCGCAAGTATCACCCGGATATCAATAAAGAACCAGGAGCTGAGGATAAATTTAAAGAGATCAACGCCGCGTATGAAATTTTAAGCGACGAGAAAAAGCGCGCGCAGTATGACCGCCACGGCGACGAGATGTTCGGCGGACAGAATTTCCACGATTTCGCGCAGGGCTCGGCAAACATGGGTGATCTAAACGACATCCTAAACAGCATTTTCGGCGGCTCTTTCGGCGCAAAAAGCGCAGGCTCGCGCGGTGGATTTAGCTTTAGCACATTCGGCGGTGGCGAGGGTTTTAGTGGCTTTAGCGGCAGTAGTTTCGGTGGCGGATTTGGCGGCGCGCAGAGCCTAGATACGCACAGCTCGATTGAAATTCCTTTTGAAACCGCGATACAAGGCGGCGAGATGAGCGTGCGCGTGGGCGGCGAGACGGTTAAATTTAAAGTACCCGCGGGCATCAATGCAGGCGAAAAGCTACGCATCAGGGGTAAAGGACAAAAATCAGGCGCTCAAAGCGGCGATCTAATTTTAGAGATAAAAATCGCGCCAAGCGCCGAGTATACGCGCGAAGGCGATGATCTTTTCAAAAAAATAGATATTCCTTTGAAAACGGCGATGTTTGGCGGAAAGGTAGAAATTTCGACGCCAAGTAAAAGCGCAACGATAAAGATCGCTAAAAACACCAAAAACGGGCAGAAATACCGCTTAAAAGGCTATGGCGTGCAAAACCGCAAGAGTAAAATTTTAGGCGATCTATACGCGGTGGTAAATGTCGTCTTGCCCGACGTCGATTCGCTGGGCGAGGACGTTAAAGACGTGCTGCAAAAGCTATAA
- a CDS encoding helix-turn-helix transcriptional regulator, with protein sequence MHDYDEPVYLISIVSKVLDIHPQTLRQYEREGLVSPGRTEGKMRLYSAHDMDRIRMILNLTKELGVNLAGVDVIFHLQERIAEYEREIEELRARILELGGETD encoded by the coding sequence ATGCATGATTACGATGAGCCGGTTTATCTCATATCGATAGTTTCGAAGGTCCTAGATATCCATCCGCAGACGCTGCGGCAATATGAGCGTGAAGGGCTCGTGAGTCCAGGTCGCACGGAGGGCAAGATGCGCCTGTACTCGGCGCATGATATGGACCGCATACGCATGATTTTAAACCTTACAAAGGAGCTTGGCGTCAATCTTGCGGGCGTGGACGTGATCTTTCACTTGCAAGAAAGGATCGCTGAGTATGAGCGCGAGATCGAGGAGCTGCGGGCTAGAATTTTAGAGCTTGGCGGAGAGACAGACTAA
- a CDS encoding cation:proton antiporter, producing MELVIELFLAITALAIVLNIVFKIFEIPTIIGYIVAGVCFSQIYSLSSVENAHMSELAEFGIVFLMFTIGLEFSFHHLMNMKKDVFFNGILQVLGTGIILALIIDQAFGGNIKTVMIIGLALALSSTAIVLKTLNETGEINQNYGRKVLGILLFQDLAVIPILLMIDIFGSTDNTPVNYLILKTAVSAAIVVVILFVLGKFAFNRFLYYVVRTNSKEIFIATILFTVVGASFLAHVFGFSYTLGAFIAGMLIAETEYKHEIEADLTPFRDILLGLFFITIGMQINFEVIVSHYGLILLAIIVIMALKTVVIYAILFLSTGKRIALKAALSLCQIGEFALAIFSLLMSRDMLSKENGQILITVVTATMILTPFILKNLNKIANRFESKVEKLEDEEHKTQIPPMKNHIIVAGYGRIGQEVVLRLKDQGLLYVVAESDLELVDLGKSRGENIYFVNIMQKTAIDELHARDASVIILTIANQQKLDIVAKMLNGSNLKANIIVMHTGADPQSELQSEYGENFIFVKKERVVANALLQEALKCKLTQ from the coding sequence ATGGAGCTTGTTATAGAGCTATTTCTTGCGATCACTGCGCTTGCGATAGTGCTAAATATCGTCTTTAAAATTTTTGAAATTCCCACTATCATCGGCTATATCGTCGCGGGCGTGTGCTTTTCGCAGATCTATAGCCTAAGCAGTGTCGAAAACGCCCATATGTCCGAGCTGGCAGAATTTGGCATCGTTTTTTTGATGTTTACCATCGGGCTTGAGTTTAGCTTCCATCACCTGATGAATATGAAAAAGGACGTATTTTTTAACGGCATACTCCAAGTGCTTGGCACCGGTATTATTCTAGCGCTCATCATCGATCAAGCTTTCGGCGGAAACATAAAAACCGTGATGATTATCGGGCTCGCGCTCGCGCTTAGCTCTACGGCGATCGTGCTAAAAACACTCAATGAAACAGGCGAAATCAACCAAAACTACGGGCGTAAGGTGCTTGGCATCTTGCTCTTTCAAGATCTCGCCGTCATCCCTATTTTGCTGATGATTGACATATTCGGCTCGACCGACAATACCCCCGTGAACTATCTAATCTTAAAAACTGCCGTAAGCGCCGCCATAGTGGTAGTGATCCTTTTCGTGCTCGGTAAATTTGCTTTCAACCGCTTCCTCTACTACGTCGTAAGGACAAATTCTAAAGAAATCTTCATCGCGACCATCCTTTTTACCGTCGTGGGGGCTAGCTTTTTGGCGCATGTTTTTGGCTTTTCATACACGCTGGGCGCGTTCATCGCGGGCATGCTCATCGCAGAAACTGAGTATAAACACGAGATAGAAGCCGATCTGACGCCGTTTCGAGACATACTGCTGGGGCTTTTTTTTATCACGATTGGCATGCAGATAAATTTTGAAGTCATCGTCTCGCACTATGGGCTAATCCTGCTCGCTATTATCGTTATAATGGCGCTTAAAACGGTGGTGATTTACGCGATCTTATTTCTCTCGACCGGTAAAAGAATAGCGCTAAAAGCGGCGCTGTCGCTATGCCAGATAGGTGAGTTTGCGCTTGCGATCTTTTCGCTGTTGATGAGCCGCGATATGCTAAGTAAGGAAAATGGGCAAATTTTAATTACAGTCGTAACCGCAACGATGATTTTAACGCCGTTTATCCTTAAAAATTTAAACAAAATCGCCAACCGCTTTGAGTCCAAGGTCGAAAAACTCGAGGATGAGGAGCATAAAACCCAAATCCCGCCGATGAAAAATCACATCATCGTAGCAGGCTACGGCAGGATAGGGCAGGAGGTGGTGTTGCGCCTTAAAGATCAGGGGCTGCTATACGTAGTCGCCGAGAGCGATTTAGAGCTTGTTGATCTGGGCAAATCGCGCGGAGAGAACATATACTTTGTAAATATAATGCAAAAAACTGCGATCGACGAGCTGCATGCGCGCGATGCGTCGGTCATTATCCTGACGATCGCAAATCAGCAAAAGCTCGACATCGTCGCCAAGATGCTAAACGGCTCTAATCTAAAAGCAAATATCATAGTGATGCATACAGGCGCCGATCCGCAAAGTGAGCTGCAGAGCGAATACGGCGAAAATTTTATCTTTGTAAAAAAGGAGAGAGTAGTAGCCAATGCGCTTTTACAAGAGGCGCTGAAATGCAAGCTAACGCAGTAG
- a CDS encoding class I SAM-dependent methyltransferase: MILASNYDEIDFDALYKTQKAKSSFGKKLAEHWDKKAPSFNEGVMKSAYAREFIDKVDFTGVSTLLDFACGAGALSVLAAEKVDQIYGYDFSPKMLEFARENAQIYGAKNIKFAQKAFEDDWSDVPACDVVFASRCLEVDDLKTALKKLLSKTKKSLYITFKVSGSFVDDEILDAIGREVEQKPDFVYLLNILFQMGYLPSLSYIKAWRHGGGAKSAEEFVQKTRWMLGGELSDAEEARLAEYFNSGKYEPKRDFMHWAFVRVEV, encoded by the coding sequence ATGATTTTAGCTTCAAACTACGATGAGATCGACTTTGACGCGCTTTATAAGACGCAAAAAGCAAAAAGCTCATTCGGCAAAAAACTGGCCGAGCATTGGGACAAAAAGGCGCCTAGCTTCAACGAAGGCGTGATGAAAAGCGCCTACGCGCGCGAGTTTATAGACAAGGTCGATTTTACTGGCGTCTCCACGCTACTTGATTTCGCATGCGGCGCGGGCGCGTTAAGCGTGCTGGCGGCGGAAAAGGTGGATCAAATTTACGGCTACGATTTTTCGCCCAAAATGCTGGAATTTGCCCGCGAAAACGCTCAAATTTATGGCGCGAAAAACATTAAATTTGCGCAAAAGGCCTTTGAGGACGACTGGTCTGACGTGCCAGCGTGCGACGTGGTTTTTGCTTCGCGCTGCCTTGAGGTGGACGATCTAAAAACCGCGCTTAAAAAGCTTCTTTCAAAGACCAAAAAATCGCTTTATATCACGTTTAAAGTAAGCGGCAGCTTCGTGGATGATGAAATTTTGGATGCGATAGGGCGCGAAGTGGAGCAAAAGCCCGACTTCGTCTATCTTTTAAACATCCTGTTTCAAATGGGCTATCTGCCGAGCCTCAGCTATATCAAAGCCTGGCGTCACGGCGGCGGAGCGAAAAGTGCGGAGGAGTTTGTGCAAAAGACGCGCTGGATGCTTGGCGGTGAGCTAAGCGACGCGGAGGAGGCACGACTAGCGGAGTATTTTAACAGCGGCAAATACGAGCCAAAGCGGGATTTTATGCACTGGGCATTCGTGCGGGTGGAAGTTTAG
- a CDS encoding ABC transporter ATP-binding protein — translation MIFMDEPTNGLDFGNQIKLLEMIKALGDEGYTFVQTTHYPRHAKFVSSLTLFLKDGEILVFGRSEQLINTENIDKIYGINYERYADRL, via the coding sequence GTGATCTTTATGGACGAGCCCACCAACGGGCTGGACTTCGGCAATCAAATCAAGCTACTCGAGATGATAAAAGCTCTAGGCGACGAGGGCTACACCTTCGTGCAGACGACGCACTACCCGCGGCATGCGAAGTTCGTTTCAAGCTTGACGCTGTTTTTAAAAGACGGCGAAATTTTAGTCTTCGGGCGCAGCGAGCAGCTCATAAACACTGAAAATATCGATAAAATTTACGGCATAAACTACGAAAGATACGCGGATAGATTATAA
- a CDS encoding YggS family pyridoxal phosphate-dependent enzyme encodes MRLDEILKRIEAAKAGAGEVQLVAVSKNVGTDEVRELYSQGQIAFGENRVQELKRKSELLHELPLKWHFIGTLQSNKINQLIALRPTLWQSCNSCELALAVNKRLNYPLDTLLEINAAGESSKTGLDKNRAVEEFLRIKQECKNLNLIGVMSIGAHVSEPAQIARSFEATREIFDALVPHGARICSMGMSDDFELAIKCGSNMIRLGRILYA; translated from the coding sequence ATGAGGCTGGATGAAATTTTAAAGCGCATTGAGGCCGCGAAAGCAGGCGCGGGCGAAGTGCAGCTAGTCGCGGTGAGCAAAAACGTAGGCACGGATGAGGTGCGCGAGCTGTATTCGCAAGGACAGATCGCGTTTGGCGAAAACAGAGTACAGGAGCTGAAGCGCAAAAGCGAGCTACTGCACGAGCTGCCGCTAAAGTGGCACTTCATCGGCACGCTGCAAAGCAACAAAATCAATCAACTCATCGCTCTGCGTCCGACGCTGTGGCAGAGCTGCAATAGTTGCGAGCTCGCGCTTGCCGTGAATAAGCGGCTGAATTATCCGCTAGATACGCTGCTGGAGATCAACGCCGCGGGCGAGAGCTCCAAAACGGGGCTAGATAAAAACCGCGCGGTGGAGGAGTTTTTGCGCATCAAACAGGAGTGCAAAAATCTAAATTTAATCGGCGTGATGAGCATCGGCGCGCACGTGAGCGAGCCTGCGCAGATCGCGCGAAGCTTCGAGGCAACGCGAGAGATCTTTGACGCGCTCGTGCCGCACGGCGCGCGGATCTGCTCAATGGGGATGAGCGATGATTTTGAGCTCGCGATCAAATGCGGCTCGAACATGATCCGCCTGGGTAGAATTTTATACGCCTAG
- the rseP gene encoding RIP metalloprotease RseP, which translates to MKSIILTLVILAVGFYFYSINFMVTVLAISFLIFFHELGHFLAARALGVGVNVFSVGFGEKVFTKRIGATQYAISAIPLGGYVSLKGQEDLDPAAVSADPDSYNSKGPIARIIILFAGPFFNLLLAFLIYIALGYIGVEKLAPKVGKISPNSAAASAGLMLNDEILSIDGKQIREWDDISKQVTAAPLSLEIMRGGERLSLQLTPKLGEKKTIWRESIRVPLIGISPDYNATVTLYHKGARSLSFAWDQTVEASKLILVGLEKLASGVVSPKEMGGIVAITDITSKAVDYGAAVLLALVALISVNLGLINLFPIPALDGGHIAFNLFELIFRRPVPKRVFVSASYVGMGILALLMIFTVLNDFARILGFYK; encoded by the coding sequence TTGAAAAGCATAATTTTAACGCTGGTGATCCTGGCGGTCGGATTTTATTTTTACTCGATAAATTTTATGGTCACGGTGCTGGCTATCAGCTTCCTCATCTTTTTCCACGAGCTGGGGCATTTTTTGGCGGCGCGGGCGTTGGGTGTGGGGGTGAATGTCTTTAGCGTGGGCTTTGGAGAAAAGGTCTTTACTAAGCGTATCGGCGCTACGCAGTACGCCATCAGTGCGATCCCTCTGGGGGGCTACGTGAGCCTTAAGGGGCAGGAGGATTTGGATCCCGCCGCAGTAAGCGCAGACCCCGACAGCTACAACTCCAAAGGCCCGATCGCGCGCATAATCATACTTTTTGCGGGGCCGTTTTTTAACCTGCTGCTTGCATTTTTGATCTACATCGCGCTGGGCTACATCGGCGTCGAAAAGCTAGCGCCGAAGGTCGGCAAAATTTCGCCAAATTCCGCCGCGGCAAGCGCAGGGCTAATGCTAAACGATGAAATTTTATCGATCGACGGTAAGCAGATCCGCGAGTGGGACGACATCTCAAAGCAGGTAACCGCAGCACCCCTAAGCCTAGAGATCATGCGCGGCGGCGAGCGACTGAGCCTACAGCTCACGCCAAAGCTCGGCGAGAAAAAAACTATCTGGCGCGAGAGCATCAGAGTGCCGCTCATCGGCATTTCGCCTGATTACAACGCGACCGTGACGCTGTATCACAAAGGTGCTCGCTCGCTTAGCTTCGCGTGGGATCAGACGGTGGAGGCATCAAAGCTCATCTTGGTAGGTCTTGAAAAGCTCGCCAGCGGCGTCGTTTCGCCTAAGGAGATGGGCGGCATCGTCGCCATTACCGATATCACCTCAAAGGCGGTCGATTACGGCGCGGCGGTCTTGCTCGCGCTCGTGGCACTAATATCGGTAAATTTAGGGCTCATCAACCTCTTTCCGATCCCCGCGCTCGACGGCGGGCACATCGCGTTTAATCTCTTTGAGCTCATCTTCCGCCGCCCGGTGCCAAAGCGGGTATTTGTAAGCGCTAGCTACGTAGGCATGGGGATTTTGGCGCTTTTGATGATATTTACGGTGCTAAATGATTTCGCTAGAATTTTGGGATTTTACAAATGA
- the pgsA gene encoding CDP-diacylglycerol--glycerol-3-phosphate 3-phosphatidyltransferase: MMLNLPNILASFRVALAPLFFWLILLAGHANGGMVGSVHVSWIDYFAALVFVIASVTDFFDGYIARSWNQKTRLGAIIDPLADKMLTLAGFLGLMFIGRASAWAIYLILIREFFITGLRVAMAGDGVEVAASMAGKVKTVFQMIAIGWLTMQWPYANALLWIAVALTLYSGFEYVAAYAKATKKS, from the coding sequence ATAATGCTAAATTTACCCAATATTTTAGCGAGCTTTCGCGTTGCACTGGCGCCGCTGTTTTTTTGGCTGATCCTACTAGCCGGCCATGCGAACGGCGGCATGGTAGGCTCGGTGCATGTAAGCTGGATCGATTATTTCGCCGCACTGGTCTTCGTCATCGCCTCCGTCACGGACTTTTTCGACGGATACATCGCGCGCTCTTGGAACCAAAAAACGAGGCTTGGCGCCATCATCGATCCGCTCGCCGATAAGATGCTGACGCTTGCGGGCTTTTTGGGGCTTATGTTTATCGGGCGCGCCAGTGCTTGGGCGATCTATCTGATCCTAATCCGCGAGTTTTTCATCACTGGCCTTCGCGTGGCGATGGCGGGCGACGGCGTAGAGGTTGCCGCATCGATGGCGGGCAAGGTAAAGACGGTCTTTCAGATGATCGCTATCGGCTGGCTAACGATGCAGTGGCCCTATGCAAACGCCCTACTCTGGATCGCAGTTGCGCTGACGCTATATTCGGGCTTTGAATACGTCGCGGCGTATGCTAAGGCTACGAAAAAAAGCTAA
- a CDS encoding enoyl-ACP reductase, giving the protein MTNEFKGKTLVISGGTRGIGRAIVLEFAAAGANIAFTYNSNEELATSQAADLEKAYGIKARAYALNILEPETYKELFAKIDEDFARVDFFISNAIISGRAVAGGYTKFMRLKPRGINNIFTATVNAFVVGAQEAAKRMETVGGGSIISLSSTGNLVYIENYAGHGTAKAAVEAMARYAATELGEKNIRVNVVSGGPIETDALRAFTNYEEVRDKTAELSPLGRMGQPEDLAGACLFLCSSKASWVTGHTFIVDGGTTFK; this is encoded by the coding sequence TTGACGAACGAATTTAAAGGAAAAACGCTAGTTATCAGCGGCGGCACGAGAGGCATAGGCAGAGCGATAGTTTTAGAATTCGCAGCTGCGGGAGCGAATATCGCTTTTACGTATAATTCCAACGAGGAGCTAGCGACTTCACAAGCAGCCGATCTTGAGAAGGCTTACGGCATCAAAGCGCGCGCTTATGCACTAAATATCTTAGAGCCCGAGACCTACAAGGAGCTCTTTGCCAAGATCGATGAGGATTTTGCGCGAGTGGATTTTTTCATCTCAAACGCCATCATCTCAGGTCGCGCAGTCGCGGGCGGATACACTAAATTTATGAGGCTAAAGCCGCGCGGCATCAACAATATCTTTACTGCGACCGTAAATGCCTTCGTCGTGGGCGCGCAAGAAGCCGCAAAACGCATGGAGACGGTAGGCGGCGGCTCTATCATCTCGCTTAGCTCCACGGGAAATTTAGTCTATATCGAAAACTACGCGGGTCACGGTACGGCGAAAGCCGCGGTTGAAGCGATGGCGCGCTACGCCGCGACCGAGCTTGGAGAGAAAAACATCCGCGTAAACGTAGTAAGCGGCGGCCCGATCGAGACGGACGCGCTTAGAGCCTTTACAAACTACGAAGAGGTGCGCGACAAGACCGCCGAGCTTAGCCCGCTAGGACGCATGGGGCAGCCGGAGGATTTGGCGGGAGCATGTTTATTTCTATGCTCGAGCAAGGCTAGCTGGGTGACGGGGCACACCTTCATCGTCGACGGCGGAACAACCTTTAAATAA
- the dapA gene encoding 4-hydroxy-tetrahydrodipicolinate synthase has translation MNKNVIIGSMTALITPFKEGKLDEQTYAKLIKRQIANGISAVVPVGTTGESATLTHDEHRVCIEIAVDACKGTDVKVLAGAGSNATHEAIGLAQFAQAHGADGILSVAPYYNKPTQKGLYLHYKAIASSVDLPVLLYNVPGRTGCDIAADTIIKLFNDCENIYGVKEASGSIDKCVDLLAHEPRLSVLSGEDAINYPILSNGGKGVISVTANLLPDYTARLTKFALQNEFLKAKQINDDLYAINKILFCESNPIPIKAAMYIAGLAPSLEYRLPLCEPSAENLKKIENVMKQYTIKGF, from the coding sequence ATGAATAAAAATGTCATAATCGGCTCTATGACGGCGCTGATCACGCCTTTTAAAGAGGGCAAACTGGACGAGCAGACCTACGCAAAGCTCATCAAAAGACAGATCGCAAACGGTATAAGCGCGGTCGTGCCCGTCGGTACCACAGGCGAGAGCGCGACGCTGACGCACGACGAGCACCGCGTCTGTATCGAGATCGCAGTAGACGCGTGCAAGGGTACGGACGTTAAGGTGCTAGCGGGCGCGGGCAGCAACGCAACTCACGAAGCGATCGGGCTCGCGCAGTTTGCGCAGGCTCACGGTGCGGACGGAATTTTATCCGTAGCTCCCTACTACAATAAGCCCACCCAAAAGGGGCTGTATCTGCACTACAAGGCGATCGCGAGCTCGGTAGATCTGCCGGTACTGCTATACAATGTGCCCGGTCGCACCGGCTGCGACATCGCCGCAGATACGATCATCAAGCTTTTTAACGACTGCGAGAACATCTACGGCGTCAAAGAAGCTAGCGGCAGCATCGATAAATGCGTCGATCTGCTCGCGCACGAGCCGCGCCTTAGCGTGCTTAGCGGCGAGGATGCGATAAACTATCCGATCCTAAGCAACGGCGGCAAGGGAGTGATCTCCGTTACGGCAAATTTACTGCCCGATTACACGGCGAGACTAACGAAATTTGCGCTGCAAAATGAGTTTTTAAAAGCCAAGCAGATCAACGACGATCTCTACGCGATCAATAAAATTTTATTCTGCGAGAGCAATCCGATCCCGATCAAAGCGGCGATGTATATCGCGGGCCTCGCGCCGAGTTTGGAGTACCGCTTACCGCTTTGCGAGCCGAGCGCGGAAAACCTCAAAAAAATAGAAAACGTGATGAAACAATACACTATCAAAGGATTTTAA
- a CDS encoding pitrilysin family protein, translating to MFPKFKKITLQNGLQIYHIPMNKGSGVISVDVFYNVGSRDEVMGKSGIAHMLEHLNFKSTKNRKAGEFDAIIKGFGGVNNASTGFDYTHYFIKCASSNLEVCLDLYADIMQNLSLKDKEFQPERKVVLEERLWRTDNDPFGYLFFRLYNAAFLYHPYHWTPIGFRKDIENWNIKDIKEFHAKFYQPQNAVLLITGDIGEKAAFDAAKKHFAPVKNKSEIPCLHCTEPTQDGEKLSIIYKNSEAQIVAVAFKIPPFNHPDAAAIKAMDIYLSGGKSSLLQRVLVDEKKLANQINIYDMSGKDENLFIVFAVCNQGVSGEALRDEILALIEKAKKAKISDDDMLKIKNTLSSDLIYSLDSASKVAQMYGSYIVRGDLDALFRLEREIKSLDKNAVKKAIKTYLSLKNSTSIILRKENDE from the coding sequence ATGTTTCCGAAATTTAAGAAAATCACGCTGCAAAACGGGCTTCAAATTTATCACATTCCGATGAATAAAGGCAGCGGCGTCATCAGCGTGGACGTGTTTTACAACGTCGGCTCGCGCGACGAGGTGATGGGCAAAAGCGGCATTGCGCACATGCTGGAGCATCTAAATTTTAAATCCACGAAAAATCGCAAGGCGGGCGAGTTTGACGCGATCATAAAGGGCTTTGGCGGCGTAAATAACGCAAGCACGGGCTTTGATTACACGCACTACTTCATCAAGTGCGCGAGCTCAAATTTAGAGGTTTGCTTGGATCTTTACGCCGACATAATGCAAAACTTAAGCCTCAAAGACAAAGAATTTCAGCCCGAGCGCAAGGTCGTACTCGAGGAGCGGCTGTGGCGCACCGATAACGATCCGTTCGGATACCTATTTTTCAGGCTCTATAACGCAGCGTTTTTGTACCACCCGTATCACTGGACGCCGATCGGCTTTCGCAAGGACATCGAAAACTGGAACATCAAAGATATCAAGGAATTTCACGCTAAATTTTATCAGCCGCAAAACGCCGTGCTGCTGATCACCGGCGACATCGGCGAAAAGGCGGCGTTTGATGCGGCCAAAAAACACTTCGCTCCGGTAAAAAACAAGAGCGAAATTCCATGTCTTCACTGCACCGAGCCTACGCAAGACGGTGAGAAGCTTAGCATTATTTACAAAAACAGCGAGGCGCAGATCGTTGCAGTCGCCTTTAAAATTCCGCCGTTTAACCACCCTGACGCCGCGGCGATCAAAGCGATGGATATATATCTTAGCGGCGGCAAGAGCTCGCTTTTACAGCGCGTGCTGGTTGATGAGAAAAAGCTCGCCAATCAGATCAATATCTACGATATGAGCGGTAAGGATGAGAATTTATTTATAGTCTTTGCCGTTTGCAACCAGGGCGTAAGCGGCGAGGCGCTAAGAGATGAAATTTTGGCGCTGATCGAAAAAGCCAAAAAAGCTAAAATAAGCGATGATGATATGCTAAAGATCAAAAACACCCTAAGTAGCGATCTGATCTACTCCCTCGACAGCGCTAGCAAGGTAGCTCAGATGTACGGCAGCTACATCGTCCGCGGCGATCTGGACGCGCTATTTAGGCTGGAGCGCGAGATCAAAAGTCTAGATAAAAACGCGGTTAAAAAAGCGATAAAAACCTATCTAAGTCTCAAAAATTCCACGAGCATTATCTTACGAAAGGAAAACGATGAATAA